Proteins from a genomic interval of Gammaproteobacteria bacterium:
- a CDS encoding transporter yields MAEKSQNLFSLLAFTLGIALGAPAVFAQGFPELEARLREHPALEALRLESEAWRADAVAATAWPDPVVSVGINNFPLADPSFRTYLPTNKALGVSQQIPNRDARAARSAQARRSAARYEALEAMQFARMRSELLVALFGGRRIAEELALLQRQDSLYTELEQIVEGENAAGRPVLFRLAEIDLQRAEIARALADLQAEEADVDARLADLVGGAAAVSLPPIEPMAWSGDPEALHPVRVAAAEVAVAEAGVEKAQAAWKPEWGLSVTWQQRDAGGTDVRFPGDDWVSAAVTFSVPLWGNRSQAPALRGARAQRESAVSRRTAAARGAAARYSALDAARRAAEAATDALNAKISAIREQVAAQRTKYESGIGDYSPIIEGELAELILLARIARERERRDSAVARLNSLLVTS; encoded by the coding sequence ATGGCTGAAAAAAGTCAAAACCTGTTTTCGTTGCTTGCGTTTACGCTCGGCATCGCGCTGGGCGCCCCGGCCGTGTTCGCGCAGGGTTTTCCCGAGCTTGAAGCGCGCCTGAGAGAGCACCCGGCACTGGAGGCCCTGCGCCTGGAGTCCGAGGCCTGGCGTGCGGACGCGGTTGCCGCGACGGCCTGGCCCGATCCCGTGGTGTCGGTGGGAATCAACAACTTTCCGCTGGCCGATCCCTCGTTTCGCACCTACCTGCCCACCAACAAGGCGCTGGGCGTAAGCCAGCAGATTCCGAATCGCGACGCGCGGGCCGCCCGCTCGGCGCAGGCGAGGCGAAGCGCCGCCCGATACGAAGCCCTGGAGGCCATGCAGTTCGCGCGCATGCGCTCGGAGTTGCTCGTTGCCCTGTTCGGCGGACGACGCATCGCGGAAGAGCTTGCGCTGCTGCAACGCCAGGATTCGCTGTACACCGAACTGGAGCAGATCGTGGAAGGCGAGAACGCGGCGGGCCGCCCTGTGCTGTTCCGGCTGGCGGAGATCGACCTGCAGCGGGCGGAAATCGCTCGTGCGCTGGCCGACCTTCAGGCGGAGGAAGCCGATGTTGACGCGCGTCTTGCGGACCTGGTAGGCGGGGCCGCCGCAGTCTCCCTGCCGCCGATTGAACCCATGGCCTGGTCGGGGGATCCGGAGGCCTTGCACCCCGTGCGGGTGGCGGCCGCGGAGGTGGCCGTGGCCGAGGCCGGCGTGGAGAAGGCACAGGCCGCCTGGAAGCCCGAGTGGGGGCTGTCCGTGACCTGGCAGCAACGCGATGCCGGCGGGACGGACGTGCGCTTCCCCGGCGATGACTGGGTGTCGGCGGCCGTGACCTTCAGCGTTCCGCTTTGGGGCAACCGTTCGCAGGCGCCGGCCCTGCGCGGCGCCAGGGCGCAGCGGGAAAGCGCCGTAAGCCGCCGAACGGCCGCCGCGAGGGGCGCAGCGGCGCGGTATTCGGCCCTGGATGCGGCACGCCGGGCTGCCGAGGCCGCAACGGATGCGCTGAACGCGAAGATCTCGGCCATTCGCGAACAGGTGGCCGCGCAGCGCACGAAGTACGAATCGGGAATAGGGGACTATTCGCCGATCATCGAGGGCGAGCTGGCCGAACTGATCCTGCTGGCCCGGATTGCCCGCGAGCGGGAACGGCGGGACAGCGCCGTGGCCCGACTCAATTCCTTGTTGGTGACATCATGA
- a CDS encoding MFS transporter codes for MSPDSPWSEFRRGWRPLGAALVGKVFSFGTVPVYLVGVLTIPLGEAFGWSRAEVALSFTVATMTAASLAPLVGWLCDRYGARPLVIWGTVGYGLGMALIGTSSDWLPRFYASWSIATVLGMGASSIALTRYVAGWFERKRGMAFGILLSGSGLAALFLPPYVATLMEYFNWRAGFFGVSALILVVGVPILILGLKDAPREPAERPSDENRAPAEPGRPKPSTGFRLAVQSRTFWIMAIAFCSATFGLSGMISSFAPILEDAGYARPQAAALFGLIGLFIMVGRVGGGYLIDYVWAPGLAFVALAVGAAACGLLALPELPVWTVVCAAACVGLSAGAKFAALPYMIAREFDLASYGRVYALIMICQAFITATSPVIFGLTFDRQGSYILVLLPAMALLVLGPALLLLLGRGRAESRGH; via the coding sequence ATGAGCCCTGACAGTCCCTGGAGCGAGTTTCGCCGCGGATGGCGGCCGCTGGGTGCGGCCCTGGTCGGCAAGGTGTTCAGTTTCGGCACCGTCCCGGTTTACCTGGTGGGGGTTCTTACCATCCCCCTGGGGGAAGCCTTCGGCTGGTCGCGCGCCGAGGTGGCCCTGAGCTTTACGGTTGCCACGATGACCGCCGCGAGCCTGGCGCCGCTCGTCGGTTGGCTTTGCGATCGCTATGGCGCCCGCCCCCTGGTGATCTGGGGCACGGTGGGCTACGGCCTGGGCATGGCGCTCATCGGCACGAGCAGCGACTGGCTGCCGCGCTTCTACGCCTCCTGGTCGATCGCAACCGTCCTCGGCATGGGCGCGTCCTCGATCGCGCTGACGCGGTACGTGGCCGGATGGTTCGAACGCAAGAGGGGCATGGCCTTCGGCATATTGCTTTCGGGAAGCGGACTGGCGGCACTGTTCCTGCCGCCCTATGTCGCCACGCTCATGGAGTACTTCAACTGGCGCGCCGGCTTTTTCGGAGTTTCGGCGCTCATTCTCGTGGTGGGGGTTCCGATCCTGATCCTGGGTTTGAAGGATGCGCCGCGCGAGCCGGCTGAACGCCCGTCCGATGAAAACCGGGCGCCTGCGGAGCCTGGTCGGCCCAAGCCCAGCACCGGATTCCGGCTCGCGGTCCAGTCCCGTACGTTCTGGATCATGGCAATCGCATTCTGCAGCGCGACATTCGGTCTCTCGGGAATGATTTCCAGTTTTGCCCCCATCCTCGAGGACGCCGGTTATGCGAGGCCGCAGGCAGCGGCGCTGTTCGGCCTGATCGGTCTGTTCATCATGGTGGGTAGAGTGGGCGGCGGATATCTGATCGATTACGTGTGGGCGCCGGGCCTGGCTTTTGTGGCGCTGGCCGTAGGGGCGGCTGCCTGCGGATTGCTGGCCCTGCCGGAACTTCCCGTGTGGACGGTGGTGTGCGCTGCGGCTTGCGTGGGCTTGTCCGCGGGCGCGAAATTCGCAGCCTTGCCGTACATGATTGCGCGCGAATTCGACCTTGCATCCTACGGACGCGTGTACGCGCTGATCATGATCTGTCAGGCATTCATAACCGCGACCAGCCCCGTGATATTCGGGCTCACCTTCGACCGTCAGGGATCGTATATTCTGGTGCTGTTGCCGGCGATGGCGCTGCTTGTGCTCGGACCGGCGCTGCTCTTGCTGCTGGGGCGCGGCAGGGCCGAGTCCCGGGGACACTGA
- a CDS encoding MFS transporter: MNSVSPWNEFRVGWKPLASAVIGKAFSFGTIPIYVVGVFTVPLGEAFGWSRAEVTFSFTVATFTSASLSPLVGWLCDRFGSRPLVIAGTVGYGLGMAIIATSSDWLLRYYASWSLATMLGVGASAIALTRFVAGWFEHKRGLALGIMLMGSGLTAFAAPPFVASLIENFDWRAGYLGLSAAILLIGVPVVVAGMKDAPKKPAPANKAGADDASEGGPPAQRPSGFRLAFESRAFWLMSIAFCAATFGIAGLISSFNPILRDVGYGAAQAGALTGLIGLFVMVGRLGVGYLLDRMWAPGLTFVALACGAITCGLLILPALPVWLVVVAAFCLGLAAGAEWDALSYLAAREFGLESYGRVYSLLVVGVAVITAISPPIFGYAFDQTGSYRSLLLLSMILLVLGPALLLFLKKGRGAVAGH; the protein is encoded by the coding sequence TCAGCTTCGGCACCATTCCGATCTACGTGGTGGGCGTCTTCACGGTTCCGCTGGGCGAGGCCTTCGGCTGGTCGCGGGCCGAAGTGACGTTCAGTTTCACGGTCGCCACCTTCACCTCGGCCAGCCTGTCGCCGCTTGTCGGCTGGCTTTGCGACCGCTTCGGTTCGCGTCCGCTCGTGATTGCGGGCACGGTGGGCTACGGCCTAGGCATGGCGATCATCGCGACCAGCAGCGACTGGCTGTTGCGCTACTACGCCTCGTGGTCGCTGGCGACGATGCTCGGCGTAGGCGCCTCGGCGATCGCGCTGACCCGGTTCGTGGCGGGCTGGTTCGAGCACAAGCGCGGCCTGGCTCTCGGAATCATGCTGATGGGCAGCGGCCTGACCGCTTTCGCGGCGCCCCCGTTCGTGGCCTCCCTTATCGAGAACTTCGACTGGCGGGCAGGCTACCTGGGATTGTCCGCGGCGATCCTGCTGATCGGCGTTCCGGTGGTGGTGGCGGGAATGAAGGACGCTCCGAAAAAGCCGGCGCCCGCCAACAAGGCCGGAGCTGACGACGCCTCCGAGGGAGGACCGCCCGCCCAGCGCCCCAGCGGCTTTCGCCTGGCCTTCGAGAGCCGGGCCTTCTGGCTGATGTCGATCGCATTCTGCGCCGCCACTTTCGGCATTGCCGGACTGATTTCCAGCTTCAATCCGATCCTCCGGGACGTCGGCTACGGGGCCGCACAGGCCGGCGCGCTGACCGGCCTGATCGGTCTGTTCGTGATGGTGGGAAGGCTGGGCGTGGGCTATCTGCTGGACAGGATGTGGGCCCCCGGGCTGACCTTCGTGGCGCTGGCCTGCGGCGCCATCACCTGCGGACTGCTGATTCTGCCGGCGCTTCCGGTGTGGCTTGTGGTTGTCGCCGCCTTCTGCCTGGGCCTGGCGGCCGGCGCCGAGTGGGACGCGCTTTCCTATCTGGCTGCCCGGGAGTTCGGTCTTGAGTCCTATGGCCGGGTATATTCACTGCTGGTCGTAGGCGTGGCGGTCATCACCGCCATCAGTCCCCCGATCTTCGGTTACGCCTTCGATCAGACCGGCAGCTACCGCTCGCTGTTGCTGCTGTCCATGATTCTGCTGGTGCTCGGCCCGGCATTGCTCCTTTTCCTGAAGAAAGGCCGCGGTGCCGTCGCGGGGCACTGA